In bacterium, the following are encoded in one genomic region:
- a CDS encoding ribonuclease H family protein, which translates to MAKKKYYAYRLRDGASDVVDTWKDCERKVSGVYGARYKGFVSKSEAEAWLVGGAKYEVSSRKSLVVSRKLQLQPGIYFDAGTGRGKGTEISVTDEQGENLLHKVLSKKEINKFGKHLVGKTATNNYGELLACLYAMQVAMKTGVKKVFGDSKLVIDYWSKGFIKKDKVAEETVELAEVVAGLREEFEEGGGVLDRISGDHNPADLGFHR; encoded by the coding sequence ATGGCGAAGAAAAAATATTACGCCTATCGTTTGCGTGATGGCGCGAGCGATGTAGTAGATACTTGGAAAGATTGTGAGAGGAAGGTCTCCGGCGTTTACGGTGCGCGCTACAAAGGTTTCGTTTCCAAATCGGAAGCGGAAGCGTGGCTTGTGGGAGGAGCGAAGTATGAAGTTAGTAGTCGTAAGTCGTTGGTCGTTAGTCGTAAGTTACAGCTCCAGCCGGGGATTTACTTCGATGCGGGGACGGGCAGGGGAAAGGGGACGGAGATAAGTGTTACGGATGAACAGGGAGAAAACCTACTGCACAAGGTTCTCTCAAAGAAAGAAATTAATAAGTTTGGGAAGCATTTGGTCGGCAAAACGGCGACTAATAATTATGGTGAACTACTAGCTTGCCTATATGCGATGCAGGTGGCTATGAAGACGGGAGTGAAAAAAGTTTTTGGCGACAGCAAGTTGGTGATCGATTACTGGTCAAAGGGTTTTATAAAGAAAGATAAAGTCGCGGAAGAAACAGTGGAGTTGGCGGAGGTGGTGGCCGGTTTGCGCGAGGAGTTTGAAGAAGGCGGGGGAGTGCTTGACCGTATTTCTGGCGATCATAATCCTGCCGATTTGGGATTTCATAGGTAA
- a CDS encoding FAD-dependent oxidoreductase produces MTDKKSIVILGAGFGGLKAAFDLNRALKQHKLTEQYSVTLVDRNSYHTYTPTLYEIATTSKETTNYIGLKQIVTFEIADLVKKTNIEFLKAEIKELDLIGGDIHFANGTNLKFHYLIIALGAEANYFDIPGLKENSIALKTFVDALKIRDKILDVMSSGKSRVKIVVGGGGSAGVELAGELQEWLCELKEEIRGCDSEVSIIEASPTVLPGFDPRIISHAQKRLKKLGVRVLNNETIDRVLPEKVVLKSRIEISYDVLVWTGGVKASSLISPLPLKIERRGRVEVAGGMECLPQTPDLKLYGRIYGLGDSICFYDPVSKKPMPGVARAAIDQAGVVAKNIICNILGKAEHKKYIPMNYPYVIPIGGKWALAKLGPVIIHGFGGWILKGLVELNYLLSIMPFWRAVRVWIRGLLIFIKNDRLG; encoded by the coding sequence ATGACAGACAAGAAATCCATAGTAATTCTCGGCGCAGGCTTCGGAGGTCTTAAGGCGGCTTTTGATTTGAACCGCGCCCTTAAACAGCACAAATTAACCGAACAATACTCCGTCACCCTGGTGGACCGTAACTCCTACCACACCTATACCCCAACGCTTTATGAAATCGCGACCACCTCAAAAGAAACCACTAATTATATTGGTCTTAAGCAGATAGTTACTTTTGAGATAGCGGATCTGGTAAAAAAAACGAATATCGAATTTTTGAAAGCGGAAATAAAAGAATTGGACCTGATTGGCGGCGATATTCATTTTGCCAACGGCACCAACCTGAAATTCCATTACCTGATTATCGCGCTGGGCGCGGAAGCGAATTATTTCGATATTCCCGGACTGAAAGAAAATTCAATCGCTTTAAAAACCTTCGTGGACGCCCTGAAAATCCGGGACAAAATTCTCGACGTAATGTCATCGGGGAAAAGTAGAGTAAAAATTGTGGTGGGCGGAGGAGGTTCGGCCGGAGTTGAATTAGCCGGAGAACTCCAAGAGTGGCTTTGTGAGTTAAAAGAAGAAATTCGGGGATGTGACTCTGAAGTCTCCATTATAGAAGCCAGCCCCACAGTCCTTCCCGGATTTGATCCGCGCATTATCAGTCACGCCCAAAAGCGCCTGAAAAAATTGGGGGTAAGGGTTCTTAATAATGAAACGATTGACCGAGTGTTGCCTGAAAAAGTTGTTTTAAAAAGCCGAATCGAGATTTCTTACGATGTGCTTGTTTGGACCGGCGGAGTTAAAGCCTCTTCATTAATCTCCCCTTTGCCCCTAAAAATAGAACGCCGCGGTCGCGTTGAAGTCGCTGGAGGTATGGAATGCCTCCCCCAGACCCCGGATTTGAAACTATATGGAAGGATCTACGGACTTGGTGATTCTATCTGCTTCTATGATCCGGTCAGTAAAAAACCGATGCCCGGCGTGGCGCGCGCCGCCATCGATCAGGCGGGTGTAGTGGCGAAAAATATTATCTGCAATATTTTAGGAAAAGCGGAGCATAAAAAATATATCCCAATGAATTATCCGTATGTGATTCCTATCGGCGGCAAGTGGGCGCTCGCAAAACTCGGACCGGTAATTATCCATGGGTTCGGGGGCTGGATATTAAAAGGATTAGTGGAATTAAACTATCTTCTTTCGATAATGCCATTTTGGCGCGCCGTGAGAGTTTGGATTCGCGGTTTACTTATCTTTATCAAAAACGACCGGTTGGGCTAG
- the pgk gene encoding phosphoglycerate kinase, producing the protein MKTLKDLAKKNLTDKVCLLRVDFNVESTKDALRLEASLPTMQWLLAKGARLVILSHRGRPKISSKYQVVSSKYFDSELSLKSFARFLETNLEEKVTFLPNIPIGLPAGKVILIENLRFWPEEERDDEKFARKLASLGDFYVNDAFAVCHRKNSSVTQLPKLLPSYAGLLLEKEISTLSAAIKNPKKPLVLIFGGSKVADKLPVIKNLLSKADKVLIGSSVLNSSDPLPESEKLVKPVDWAKKDNLALDIGPLTAEIFIKEIKNAKTIIWNGPLGKFEDKKYLAGSRAVAKAVAASKAFSIVGGGETTQLILELGLRKKIGFLSTGGGAMLEFLAGENLPGIVVLK; encoded by the coding sequence ATGAAAACTTTGAAAGATTTGGCGAAGAAAAATTTAACCGACAAGGTTTGCTTGTTGAGGGTGGATTTTAATGTGGAGTCCACGAAAGATGCTTTGCGGCTAGAAGCTTCTTTGCCGACGATGCAATGGTTGCTGGCGAAAGGCGCGCGTTTAGTTATTTTGAGCCATCGTGGGCGGCCGAAGATTAGTAGTAAGTATCAAGTAGTAAGTAGTAAGTATTTTGATTCTGAATTAAGTTTAAAATCATTCGCGCGGTTTTTGGAAACGAATCTTGAAGAAAAAGTGACATTTTTGCCTAATATCCCAATTGGCTTACCGGCGGGAAAAGTTATTTTAATAGAAAATCTACGCTTTTGGCCCGAGGAAGAGCGGGACGATGAAAAATTTGCTCGTAAATTAGCCAGCTTGGGAGACTTCTATGTAAACGATGCTTTTGCTGTATGTCATCGGAAAAATTCTTCCGTGACGCAGCTGCCGAAGCTTTTGCCAAGTTATGCCGGATTATTACTAGAAAAAGAAATCAGCACCTTATCGGCGGCAATAAAAAATCCTAAGAAGCCGCTGGTCTTAATTTTTGGCGGTTCAAAAGTGGCAGATAAACTACCGGTGATTAAAAACCTACTTTCAAAAGCTGATAAGGTCTTGATTGGCAGTAGCGTTCTTAATAGCTCGGATCCATTGCCGGAATCGGAAAAATTAGTGAAGCCGGTAGATTGGGCAAAGAAAGATAATTTGGCGCTGGATATCGGGCCGTTGACCGCAGAGATTTTTATTAAAGAGATTAAAAATGCTAAGACGATAATTTGGAACGGGCCGCTGGGTAAATTTGAAGATAAAAAATATCTCGCCGGTTCTCGCGCGGTGGCGAAGGCTGTGGCGGCTAGCAAGGCTTTTTCTATCGTGGGAGGAGGGGAGACTACGCAGTTGATATTGGAGTTGGGCTTACGGAAAAAAATTGGCTTTCTTTCTACCGGCGGGGGCGCAATGCTGGAATTTTTGGCCGGGGAAAATTTGCCCGGAATTGTAGTATTGAAATAA
- a CDS encoding DHHA1 domain-containing protein has protein sequence MKKIIVFYHKNCWDGFGGAWAAWRKLGNKADYVGVQPGEAPGFSVKGREVYLIDTAFPEAEMRKILKNNNKLVVLDHHFSNREVVKISTERSYVMNHSGAVIAWNYFHPKKPVPVFLKYVEDADIWKWTMPHSKAISMLKEDLAFDFKVWSKIINEYENKKKLKAFMLQGQQLVSYSESLQDHAIGNAQVVKFEGRKCLAVNSPLLHSDIGNKLSKLMPPFGIVWSEKADYRAVSLRSNGKFDVSKLAQKYGGGGHKAAAAFRLELKDKLPWKFIKAFEKK, from the coding sequence ATGAAAAAGATAATCGTTTTTTATCACAAGAATTGTTGGGATGGCTTCGGCGGAGCTTGGGCGGCCTGGAGAAAGCTCGGCAACAAAGCTGATTATGTCGGAGTTCAGCCGGGAGAAGCTCCTGGTTTTTCCGTGAAGGGAAGAGAGGTTTATCTGATTGATACGGCGTTTCCGGAGGCGGAAATGAGAAAAATTTTGAAGAATAATAATAAGCTGGTCGTGTTGGACCACCATTTTTCTAATAGAGAGGTAGTGAAGATATCCACGGAGAGGTCTTATGTGATGAATCATTCGGGGGCGGTGATTGCTTGGAATTATTTTCATCCGAAAAAACCCGTTCCGGTATTTTTGAAATATGTTGAAGATGCGGATATCTGGAAATGGACAATGCCTCACTCCAAAGCCATCTCAATGTTGAAAGAAGACTTGGCTTTTGATTTTAAAGTTTGGAGCAAAATAATCAATGAATATGAGAATAAGAAAAAGCTTAAGGCATTCATGCTTCAAGGTCAGCAATTGGTTAGCTATAGCGAGTCTCTACAGGATCATGCGATAGGGAATGCTCAAGTTGTTAAATTTGAAGGGCGCAAATGCTTGGCGGTAAACTCTCCGTTGCTGCACTCGGACATCGGCAACAAGCTATCTAAATTGATGCCTCCATTTGGTATTGTTTGGAGCGAAAAAGCAGATTACCGAGCGGTTTCTCTCCGTTCCAACGGAAAATTTGACGTTTCCAAGCTGGCGCAGAAATATGGCGGCGGCGGTCACAAAGCGGCAGCGGCCTTCCGATTGGAACTCAAAGATAAACTTCCTTGGAAATTTATAAAAGCGTTTGAGAAAAAATAA
- a CDS encoding type II secretion system protein, with translation MKNKKGFTLIELLVVIGIIAILAGVVIVALNPARQFAQARNTQRSANINAILNAVGQRLADNRGVWETSGDCAALPTATTTMQSTGGYDIYECLVPTYMTSLPFDPSAGSFTSGTDYDTNYDIANNAGRVTVEGKYGETISGQASTSLSVSR, from the coding sequence ATGAAAAACAAAAAAGGTTTTACTTTGATCGAATTGTTGGTTGTTATCGGCATTATCGCGATCTTGGCTGGAGTAGTTATCGTAGCTTTGAACCCGGCTCGGCAATTTGCCCAGGCTCGGAACACTCAACGCTCCGCCAACATCAACGCCATCTTGAACGCGGTTGGCCAGCGCTTGGCTGATAACCGCGGTGTTTGGGAGACCTCCGGCGATTGCGCTGCGCTTCCGACTGCGACTACTACGATGCAGTCTACCGGCGGATATGACATCTATGAGTGTCTCGTGCCTACCTATATGACCAGCTTGCCATTTGATCCTTCGGCCGGTTCATTCACTAGTGGCACCGATTACGATACTAATTACGATATCGCGAATAACGCTGGGCGAGTTACTGTGGAAGGAAAATACGGAGAAACAATTTCCGGACAAGCCTCCACTTCACTTTCCGTTTCCCGCTAG
- a CDS encoding prepilin-type N-terminal cleavage/methylation domain-containing protein, which produces MIKKNSGQSLIEVVVALGIFALSMTAAFQVFFGGQKLVVDSQNSELAINYAQQGADAVKAIRDRNWPELTSGEHVLVFNGFDWMFASSGLSEAIGDFARTISIYDVTDNIKIATTTVTWSDGAVTKTIDLVEELTNWEDPLQSSCKTDPLTGDWTNPQVVSSIDLGAGNSGTDVVVDLPYVYMSGVAASASKPDIFIYDVSNPAVPVLIGSLDIGSGGINTIVKNGNYIYGASPNDTKELVVIDVSSPTAPTLTGYLSLSGSSDALSVEIFGSTVMVGRTSSATYEINFINVSNPASPSVFSEVTTGGNIFDAVATTDRLFVLSKDSDEDIFIYDITNPSNPVFVNTHDIEGTTEDLSLYLHYKGGKRNLMVGNEENELVMLGATTTTQMYVRDRLNVGGEVNDIVCATGDLAFLSTTNTGKEFLVVNVANPDAMTEYASLNFPQVGTGIDYADNMVFMSVRSNDALRIITAGQ; this is translated from the coding sequence ATGATTAAAAAAAATTCCGGCCAGAGCTTAATAGAGGTAGTGGTGGCGCTGGGGATTTTCGCGCTTTCTATGACCGCCGCTTTTCAGGTATTTTTCGGCGGGCAGAAACTTGTCGTGGATAGCCAGAATTCCGAGTTAGCCATAAATTATGCTCAACAAGGAGCTGATGCTGTTAAGGCTATCCGTGACCGGAATTGGCCCGAGCTAACGAGCGGGGAGCATGTCTTGGTTTTCAATGGCTTTGATTGGATGTTCGCCTCCTCGGGATTGTCGGAGGCTATCGGAGATTTTGCCAGAACAATTTCTATATATGATGTTACCGATAATATAAAAATAGCCACAACTACGGTTACTTGGAGTGACGGCGCAGTGACTAAAACCATAGATTTAGTTGAAGAGCTTACTAACTGGGAGGATCCGTTGCAAAGTAGCTGTAAGACTGATCCGTTAACGGGGGATTGGACGAATCCGCAGGTGGTTTCGTCTATTGATTTGGGAGCCGGAAATTCCGGAACGGATGTAGTAGTTGATTTGCCGTATGTATATATGAGTGGAGTGGCGGCGTCTGCAAGTAAACCGGATATATTTATTTATGACGTAAGCAATCCCGCTGTTCCCGTGCTTATTGGATCCTTAGATATTGGAAGCGGGGGAATTAATACCATCGTTAAAAATGGGAATTATATCTACGGAGCTTCGCCGAATGACACTAAGGAGTTGGTGGTTATTGATGTTAGCAGCCCGACGGCGCCTACGCTTACCGGGTATTTGAGTTTATCAGGATCTTCCGACGCTCTTAGTGTGGAAATTTTCGGTAGTACGGTGATGGTCGGAAGAACTTCTTCGGCGACTTATGAGATAAATTTTATTAATGTATCCAATCCCGCGAGTCCATCAGTATTCAGCGAGGTTACTACCGGAGGCAACATTTTCGATGCGGTAGCCACGACTGATAGATTGTTTGTGCTCAGCAAGGACTCGGATGAGGATATCTTTATTTACGACATCACCAATCCCTCTAATCCGGTTTTCGTTAATACCCACGACATCGAAGGCACCACCGAGGATCTTAGTTTGTACCTCCATTATAAAGGAGGAAAGCGGAATCTTATGGTTGGTAACGAAGAGAATGAATTAGTAATGCTGGGCGCCACCACAACGACTCAGATGTATGTCCGCGACCGGTTAAACGTTGGCGGAGAGGTGAATGATATCGTGTGTGCGACTGGAGATTTGGCTTTTCTATCTACTACGAACACCGGCAAAGAATTTCTTGTGGTTAACGTGGCTAACCCCGACGCCATGACCGAATATGCCTCTTTGAATTTCCCGCAGGTCGGCACGGGAATCGATTATGCTGATAATATGGTATTTATGTCTGTGCGAAGCAATGATGCGCTTAGAATTATCACAGCGGGGCAATAA
- a CDS encoding cysteine peptidase family C39 domain-containing protein, translating to MNKYYVPNATKIYKEQERLLKVDKVGDWKALEDHHRAFKLKVNPRIRKIGKILDKEIWLIDGVKIRGLIRGTKSYPSVDVDFTSGGHGCRYIYSPLNEIWIDDGLKRDDILPTIWHEFTERHLMQRGWSYNEAHERSASVELGIRHGDEFSLPVTNFKQQTNYSCGAVAMRIVLEYLGRDLTERELIKMVGATPENGTDMKDMVALAKSEHFDFKVKWKQRWTPEQVKKFLETGFPMIVNFQHSSKFGEGHYAVIIGYTKDEFIFSDPSGKGDFRKEKINHFMKRWHELEDKTKQEGIVIYW from the coding sequence ATGAACAAGTATTACGTGCCGAACGCGACCAAGATTTACAAGGAGCAGGAAAGACTCCTCAAGGTTGACAAGGTGGGGGACTGGAAGGCGCTTGAGGATCACCACCGCGCCTTTAAGCTGAAGGTTAATCCGCGGATCAGGAAGATCGGCAAAATTTTAGACAAGGAGATATGGCTTATTGATGGGGTAAAGATTCGCGGCCTTATTCGCGGGACAAAGAGCTACCCCAGCGTTGACGTGGACTTCACTAGTGGCGGGCATGGTTGCCGTTATATTTACTCTCCTCTCAATGAAATCTGGATTGATGACGGATTAAAGAGGGACGATATTCTTCCGACCATCTGGCATGAGTTCACCGAACGGCATTTGATGCAGCGCGGCTGGAGTTATAACGAGGCGCATGAGCGGTCTGCCTCTGTTGAGCTCGGTATCCGCCACGGCGACGAATTTTCCCTGCCGGTGACGAATTTCAAACAGCAGACGAATTATTCCTGCGGCGCGGTAGCGATGCGAATTGTTTTGGAGTATCTCGGTCGGGATTTAACCGAAAGAGAATTAATTAAAATGGTTGGAGCGACGCCGGAAAATGGGACGGATATGAAGGACATGGTGGCTTTGGCTAAATCGGAGCATTTTGATTTCAAGGTGAAATGGAAACAGCGCTGGACTCCCGAACAGGTAAAGAAATTTCTAGAAACTGGCTTCCCGATGATTGTCAATTTCCAGCATTCTTCGAAATTCGGCGAAGGGCATTATGCGGTTATCATCGGCTATACGAAAGATGAATTTATTTTTTCCGACCCAAGTGGCAAGGGAGATTTCCGCAAAGAGAAGATCAATCACTTTATGAAACGCTGGCATGAATTGGAAGACAAGACGAAACAGGAAGGAATTGTTATTTATTGGTAG
- a CDS encoding type II secretion system F family protein: MSLGEKFTNFLKRLNSITMRVPLSAQAIFARHLAVMAKAGLPLLESLKLLKRESPSRAMGVILDQVIDDVSNGQFLSASLDRFRSIFGNLFINIIRVGESTGILPENLNYLADELKKKQALKRKVIGALMYPAVIVCATFGITGLLTVFIFPKILPVFESMKVDLPLSTRILIGVSNLLTNYGLLVFLGFLIFLVVAYILLRVTAIRYFFHRFILFLPIFGKMSRDVNLANFCRTLGLTLKSGVQVVEAITITSESLSNLVYKKKLNQAAEEIRKGEALSPFFAKHKKLFPVMVTQMISVGETSGNLSESLLYLSDFYETEVTESTGNLSTVLEPLLMVVMGVVVGFVAISIITPIYEITSSVGR, from the coding sequence ATGAGTTTAGGGGAGAAGTTTACTAATTTTTTAAAGCGCCTGAATAGTATTACGATGCGGGTTCCGCTTTCCGCTCAGGCGATTTTTGCGCGTCATTTGGCGGTAATGGCTAAAGCGGGCCTACCACTACTCGAAAGTTTGAAATTATTAAAAAGAGAGTCACCCTCGCGAGCAATGGGTGTGATTCTTGACCAAGTAATTGATGATGTAAGTAACGGACAATTTTTATCAGCGAGCTTGGACCGCTTCCGCAGTATTTTCGGAAATTTATTTATCAATATAATCCGAGTCGGAGAATCCACCGGGATTTTACCGGAGAATTTGAATTATTTGGCGGATGAGTTAAAGAAAAAACAGGCATTAAAGCGTAAGGTAATCGGCGCATTGATGTATCCGGCGGTAATCGTGTGCGCCACCTTCGGCATCACCGGATTGTTGACGGTGTTTATTTTCCCAAAAATATTACCTGTTTTTGAAAGCATGAAGGTTGACCTTCCGCTTTCAACGAGGATTTTAATTGGAGTGAGTAACTTGCTTACAAATTACGGATTATTAGTATTTTTGGGATTTTTAATCTTTCTGGTCGTTGCTTATATTTTACTGCGAGTGACGGCTATCAGATATTTTTTTCATCGCTTCATATTATTTCTTCCGATTTTTGGAAAGATGTCGCGGGATGTGAATTTAGCTAATTTTTGTCGGACTTTAGGGTTGACCTTGAAAAGCGGCGTGCAGGTGGTTGAGGCAATCACCATTACTTCCGAGTCGCTATCTAATCTGGTCTACAAAAAAAAGCTTAATCAGGCCGCGGAAGAGATTAGGAAAGGGGAGGCGCTATCGCCGTTTTTCGCGAAGCATAAAAAACTTTTCCCCGTTATGGTCACGCAGATGATTTCCGTGGGCGAGACCTCTGGCAATCTAAGCGAATCATTGCTTTATCTTTCGGATTTTTATGAAACAGAAGTTACTGAAAGCACGGGAAATTTATCCACCGTTCTTGAGCCGCTCTTGATGGTAGTAATGGGAGTGGTGGTCGGCTTTGTGGCTATTTCAATCATTACTCCTATTTATGAAATTACCTCGAGCGTCGGCAGGTAA
- a CDS encoding M20/M25/M40 family metallo-hydrolase produces MASFSKELTLERLKEFLSFQSVSTDPKYRRELDKTARWLEIYLASLGFRAETIPAKTAPLVYAETKFDKNLPTLLIYSHYDVQPADPLNEWASPPFEPTVRGGNLIARGASDSKGQLFAYIAGIAKALKEKGKLPINVKFIIEGDEEGDGVALVAFLKKNSKKLAADWVIAAAGWMLGENKPAICYGARGLAPFEIEVRTGETNLHSGTYGGNKMNAAVVLSKILASCEHPLASIEQAVSRNSFDAHSFDAGYVGSGFQFIIPAVARAKGSFRVAPDQNPDDVIRVFRKRVNRLLSRGIAVEINTLPVSQPVLLDRASSIAKAAKQVLKKTFSAKKVGWYVDGGAVPALSDLQKISKNIIMVGFGQMDDNLHAPNEKLSLKNFWRGVDFAGALVDELASGKINK; encoded by the coding sequence ATGGCTTCGTTCTCAAAAGAACTCACACTTGAGCGTTTAAAAGAATTTCTAAGTTTTCAGTCCGTGAGTACTGATCCGAAATATCGCCGCGAATTAGATAAGACCGCCCGATGGCTGGAGATCTATTTAGCTTCTTTGGGTTTCCGCGCGGAAACAATTCCCGCCAAAACGGCCCCTTTAGTGTACGCAGAAACCAAATTTGATAAAAACTTGCCCACACTTTTAATTTATAGTCATTACGACGTGCAACCCGCCGATCCTCTCAATGAATGGGCCTCGCCCCCATTTGAGCCGACAGTTCGCGGTGGCAACCTGATTGCCCGCGGAGCTTCCGACAGCAAAGGTCAGCTGTTCGCCTATATTGCCGGTATCGCGAAGGCTTTAAAGGAAAAAGGGAAATTGCCTATCAACGTGAAATTTATCATCGAGGGTGATGAAGAGGGAGACGGCGTGGCTTTGGTGGCGTTCCTAAAAAAGAATTCCAAAAAATTGGCGGCGGATTGGGTAATTGCCGCGGCGGGATGGATGCTTGGGGAAAATAAACCGGCGATTTGTTACGGAGCGAGGGGTTTAGCGCCGTTTGAGATAGAGGTGCGTACCGGGGAGACGAATCTCCATTCGGGAACTTACGGCGGCAATAAAATGAACGCGGCAGTAGTTCTGTCAAAGATTCTGGCGAGCTGTGAACATCCGCTGGCTTCTATTGAGCAGGCAGTCAGCCGGAATTCTTTTGACGCGCATTCTTTTGACGCGGGGTATGTCGGTTCCGGTTTCCAGTTTATTATTCCGGCCGTCGCTAGAGCGAAGGGAAGTTTTCGTGTTGCGCCGGATCAGAATCCGGATGATGTAATCCGGGTTTTTAGGAAGAGAGTTAATAGACTGCTATCCCGCGGGATAGCAGTGGAAATAAACACGCTTCCAGTTTCCCAGCCGGTATTGTTGGATCGCGCCTCCTCTATTGCTAAGGCCGCGAAGCAAGTTTTGAAGAAGACTTTTTCAGCCAAGAAAGTGGGGTGGTATGTGGATGGCGGGGCGGTGCCGGCCCTATCGGATCTGCAAAAAATTTCCAAAAATATAATTATGGTTGGCTTCGGGCAGATGGATGATAATTTGCACGCGCCCAATGAAAAATTAAGTTTGAAAAACTTTTGGCGGGGCGTGGACTTTGCGGGGGCATTGGTCGATGAGCTGGCAAGTGGTAAAATTAATAAGTAA
- a CDS encoding GspE/PulE family protein produces MPRVAKKTEDKALKAPEKEAVKKEDKKPEAAKPGKDFRAAVMANIAKPHDQIGIIALVDDMVSDAHNSRASDIHIDPAEKKFSIRFRVDGILHDIYDFPKEIQSEVITRIKVLSGLRTDEHQAAQDGRFRIIVNDSKVDVRVSIAPTYYGENGVLRLLSEKGEAYTLEAMGFRGRDLEIVTRNIHKPYGMILATGPTGSGKTTTLYTILTMLNTKEVSIITIEDPVEYAIDGLEQIQVNPRTGLTFADGLRSILRQDPNIVMVGEIRDGEAAGIAVNAALTGHLLLSTIHTNDAPTTLPRLLDMGIEPFLIASTVNIAIGQRLVRKLCDKCKTKKDISPEELKSLAKAIPEKLLAGHKTFYYGAGCDNCDKSGYKGRIGIYEVLEMDDELRSALLRNADSSEIKRIAVKNGMTAMIEDGFQKAVEGITTIEEILRVKHE; encoded by the coding sequence ATGCCTAGAGTAGCTAAAAAAACTGAAGACAAGGCCCTTAAAGCTCCGGAAAAGGAGGCGGTTAAAAAAGAAGACAAAAAACCCGAAGCGGCCAAGCCCGGGAAGGATTTCCGGGCGGCGGTGATGGCGAATATCGCCAAACCCCATGACCAGATTGGAATAATTGCTTTAGTAGACGATATGGTCAGTGACGCGCATAATTCGCGGGCCTCTGATATTCATATTGATCCGGCGGAAAAGAAATTTTCCATTCGTTTCCGGGTGGACGGAATATTGCATGATATTTATGATTTTCCGAAAGAGATTCAGTCGGAGGTAATTACTCGTATTAAAGTTTTATCCGGTTTACGAACGGACGAACATCAGGCCGCGCAAGACGGCCGTTTTCGCATAATCGTGAACGATTCCAAGGTGGACGTGCGGGTTTCCATAGCGCCGACTTACTACGGTGAAAATGGAGTTTTGAGACTTCTTTCCGAAAAAGGCGAAGCCTACACTCTTGAAGCGATGGGTTTCCGAGGCCGTGATTTAGAAATTGTGACCAGAAATATCCATAAGCCTTACGGCATGATTCTCGCCACCGGGCCGACCGGTTCCGGCAAAACGACTACGCTATATACGATATTGACGATGCTTAACACAAAAGAAGTTTCAATTATTACTATTGAAGATCCCGTGGAATACGCAATTGATGGCTTGGAGCAGATTCAGGTAAATCCTCGCACCGGACTTACTTTTGCCGATGGTCTGCGCTCAATTCTTCGGCAAGACCCGAATATTGTAATGGTAGGGGAGATTCGCGACGGAGAAGCGGCCGGCATTGCTGTGAACGCCGCTTTGACCGGTCACTTATTGCTTTCAACCATCCACACCAATGATGCGCCAACAACTTTGCCGCGTCTTTTGGATATGGGAATTGAACCGTTCCTTATCGCCTCTACTGTAAACATCGCAATCGGCCAACGACTCGTGCGTAAGTTGTGTGATAAATGTAAAACAAAAAAAGATATCAGCCCTGAAGAGCTGAAAAGCTTGGCTAAGGCGATACCGGAGAAATTATTGGCTGGTCATAAGACTTTTTACTATGGGGCCGGTTGCGATAATTGTGACAAAAGCGGCTATAAGGGACGCATCGGTATCTATGAAGTTTTGGAAATGGACGATGAATTGCGCTCTGCCTTGTTGAGAAATGCTGATTCTAGCGAGATTAAGCGTATCGCTGTTAAAAATGGAATGACTGCTATGATTGAAGATGGATTCCAAAAGGCAGTTGAAGGCATCACAACCATTGAAGAGATTTTGCGGGTGAAGCACGAGTAA